One stretch of Mastomys coucha isolate ucsf_1 unplaced genomic scaffold, UCSF_Mcou_1 pScaffold12, whole genome shotgun sequence DNA includes these proteins:
- the Meltf gene encoding melanotransferrin, with the protein MRLLRVTFWLLLSLRTVLCVMEVQWCTISDLEQQKCEDMSKAFQGAGIRPSLLCIQGTSTDHCVQLIKDQKADAITLDGGAIYEAGKEHGLKPVVGEVYDQDVGTSYYAVAVVRRNSNVTINTLKGVKSCHTGINRTVGWNVPIGYLIESGHLSVMGCDVLKAVGDYFGGSCVPGTGETSHSESLCRLCRGDSSGHNVCDKSPLERYYDYSGAFRCLAEGAGDVAFVKHSTVLENTDGKTLPSWGKALMSQDFQLLCRDGSRADITEWRRCHLAKVPAHAVVVRGDMDGGLIFQLLNEGQLLFSHEDSSFQMFSSKAYGQKNLLFKDSTLELVPIATQNYEAWLGQEYLHAMKGLLCDPNRLPHYLRWCVLSAPEIQKCGDMAVAFSRQSLKPEIQCVSAESAEHCMEEIQAGHIDAVTLSGEDIYKAGKVYGLVPAAGELYAEDDRSNSYFVVAVARRDSSYSFTLDELRGKRSCHPGLGTPAGWEVPIGSLIQRGFIRPKDCDVLTAVSEFFNASCVPVNNPKDYPSSLCALCVGDEKGGNKCVGSSQERYYGYSGAFRCLVENAGDVAFIKHTTVFENTNGHNPEPWASHLRWQDYELLCPNGARAEVNQFQACNLAQMPSHAVMVHPDTNIFTVYGLLDKAQDLFGDDHNTNGFQMFDSSKYHSQDLLFKDATVRAVPVREKTTYLDWLGPDYVVALEGMLSQQCSGTGPKAHRVPLLALLLLTLAAGLLPRAL; encoded by the exons ATGAGGCTCCTGAGAGTGACTTTTTGGCTACTCCTGTCCCTGCGCACTG TTCTCTGTGTGATGGAGGTGCAGTGGTGTACGATCTCAGACCTGGAACAGCAGAAATGTGAGGACATGAGCAAGGCCTTCCAGGGAGCTGGCATTCGGCCATCCCTCCTCTGCATCCAGGGCACCTCCACCGATCACTGTGTCCAGCTCATCAAG GACCAAAAAGCAGATGCTATCACCCTGGATGGAGGAGCCATTTATGAGGCAGGGAAGGAGCATGGCCTGAAGCCGGTGGTGGGTGAAGTCTATGACCAAG ACGTTGGGACTTCCTATTATGCCGTGGCTGTGGTCAGGAGGAATTCCAATGTGACCATAAACACCCTGAAGGGTGTCAAGTCCTGCCACACAGGCATTAACCGGACTGTGGGCTGGAACGTGCCTATCGGTTACCTCATAGAGAGTGGCCATCTGTCAGTGATGGGCTGTGATGTGCTCAAAG CCGTTGGTGATTATTTTGGGGGCAGCTGCGTCCCCGGGACAGGAGAAACCAGCCATTCCGAGTCCCTCTGTCGCCTCTGCCGTGGTGACTCTTCTGGGCACAACGTGTGTGACAAGAGTCCCCTAGAGAGATACTACGACTACAGTGGAGCTTTCCG GTGCTTGGCGGAAGGAGCCGGTGACGTGGCCTTCGTGAAGCACAGCACAGTGCTGGAGAACACTGATG GGAAAACCCTGCCTTCCTGGGGCAAGGCCCTGATGTCACAGGACTTCCAGCTACTGTGCAGGGATGGCAGCCGGGCTGACATCACTGAGTGGAGACGCTGCCACCTGGCCAAGGTGCCTGCCCATGCTGTGGTGGTCAGGGGTGACATGGATGGAGGCCTCATATTCCAACTGCTCAACGAAGGCCAG CTTCTGTTCAGCCACGAAGACAGCAGCTTCCAGATGTTCAGCTCCAAAGCCTACGGCCAGAAGAACTTGCTATTCAAAGACTCCACCTTGGAGCTTGTGCCCATCGCCACGCAGAACTACGAGGCCTGGCTGGGCCAGGAATACCTGCATGCCATGAAGGGTCTGCTCTGTGATCCCAACC GGCTGCCCCACTACCTGCGCTGGTGTGTGCTGTCGGCGCCTGAGATCCAGAAGTGTGGAGATATGGCCGTGGCCTTCAGCCGCCAGAGTCTCAAGCCAGAGATCCAGTGTGTGTCAGCTGAGTCCGCTGAGCACTGCATGGAAGAGATCCAG GCTGGGCACATCGATGCTGTGACTCTGAGTGGGGAGGACATTTACAAGGCAGGAAAGGTGTACGGCCTGGTTCCGGCAGCTGGGGAGCTGTATGCTG AGGACGACAGGAGCAATTCCTACTTTGTGGTGGCTGTGGCGAGACGGGACAGCTCCTATTCCTTCACCCTGGACGAGCTTCGTGGCAAGCGGTCCTGCCACCCCGGCTTGGGCACCCCTGCGGGCTGGGAGGTGCCCATAGGCTCCCTCATCCAGCGGGGGTTCATCCGGCCCAAGGACTGTGATGTTCTCACAG CGGTGAGCGAGTTCTTCAATGCCAGCTGCGTGCCTGTAAACAACCCTAAGGACTACCCTTCCTCGCTGTGCGCGCTCTGCGTGGGAGACGAGAAGGGCGGTAACAAGTGTGTGGGCAGCAGCCAGGAGAGATACTACGGCTACAGCGGGGCCTTCAG GTGCCTTGTGGAGAATGCAGGGGACGTGGCCTTCATCAAGCACACGACTGTCTTTGAGAACACAAATG GCCACAATCCTGAGCCCTGGGCTTCTCACCTCAGGTGGCAAGACTATGAATTACTGTGCCCCAATGGGGCACGGGCTGAGGTAAACCAGTTCCAAGCTTGCAACCTGGCACAAATGCCATCCCACGCTGTCATGGTCCATCCAGACACCAACATCTTCACTGTGTATGGACTTCTGGACAAGGCCCAG GACCTATTTGGAGACGACCACAACACAAATGGTTTCCAAATGTTCGACTCCTCCAAATACCACAGCCAAGACCTGCTTTTCAAAGATGCGACGGTCCGAGCAGTGCCTGTCCGGGAGAAAACCACATACCTGGACTGGCTGGGTCCTGACTACGTGGTTGCTCTGGAGGGGATGCTGTCTCAGCAGTGCTCCGGTACAG gaCCCAAGGCGCACCGAGTTCccctgctggccctgctcctgCTGACCCTGGCTGCAGGCCTCCTCCCAAGAGCTCTCTGA